The genomic stretch CAGTTTCTGAAGTTTGAAATAAATGATTTAAGTCTTTAAATTGTTTGATGGTTACATCGCTGTTATTTTTTAATCCTTTTTCAATTGCATTCAGGTTTAATGCTGGCAATACCTGAAAATCTTTTTCACCATTTACGGCTAATATAGGACACGTTACTTTTTTCAATGACGTTTGCGGATTGTATCCTAAAAATGCGCGCATCCACGGAGAAGTAATCATTTTTAATTGTCCTTTTAATGCAGTATCGGTTAGCTCTCGTTGCGCTTTTTCAGATGTCATTTTTCCTTTTAATTCCTGAAATAATGCTGCGATTTTTTCTTTTGATGCTTCTCCTTTATAGTCTGCGCAGATGTCATATATTTTTGCAGAGATTTCTTGAGAGATTGCAATGTCACTTGCTGGATAATCTTCTAATTCTGCTGCTTTTTTTCCTTGCGTTAATAGGATTTCTTTTCCAGAAACTCCTGGTCCAGCCAACAATACACAGAATGCTACATTTTTGTTTCTTGCCGCTACAATTGGCGCGATGAGTCCGCCTTCACTGTGTCCAACCAATCCAATCTTGTTTACGTCAACTACGTCGTTTCGTGTTTGCAAATATGTCATTGCCGCTTCTACATCTGACGCAAAGTCAAAAGAAGTTGCTACTGAAAAGTCACCTTCAGATTTTGCTGTTCCTCTGTCATCGTAACGTAATACTGCAATTCCTTGTCGTGTTAAATGATCTGATAATACTAAGAATGTTTTGTGTCCAAGTAATTCTTGATCTCTATTTTGTGCTCCAGAACCTGTAATGAGAATGACTACTGGCGGATTTTTCACGTCTTTAGGTAACGTTAATGTTCCTGCAAATTTGATGTTTCCTGCGGTTGCATTTTTAAAAGTTACTTCTTCTGAAACGTACGGATATGGTTTTTTAGGTTCTTGTGGTTTGTCTTTTTTGACGTTTTTTTCTCCTTTTATTAAGTCTAGCGGATATTCTTGTCCACCTTGCTTAAAGATTCCTTTGAAAGTTTCGTCCGTAAACGTTGCCGTGTATTCAATTCCTGATTGAGTTTGAAGAATGATTAATTCGTTATCTTTAAATGTAGTTCCGTTTGTTGGAATTCCAAAAGCATTTTGCATCGGACTGTCCATTGTGGTTGTGTAAGTTCCATCAGTTTCTGAAATGTTAAACGCCAAAGGAAGTTCCATTCCTTGTATTTTTAACTCGCCTTTCCAAGTTCCTGAGATTTCTTGTGCTGACGCGATTACGGTTGCTAAAAAGAATGCTAATTTGAATACGAGTCTGAATATTGTTGTTAATTGCATGTCTGTTGTTTTTTGATTACGATGTAAATGTATTCCATTTTTATATGTCTACATCGTAAAATATGACGAACGGAAAATTGAATGTGGTGAGTGGTTTTTTGGTTGCTGGTTGCTGGTTGCTGGTTGCTGGTTGCTAGTTCTTTTATTGGTTTTTGATAAAATTATTTTCAGACTCCTTATTTACAAGGACTTACACTTATTTTCTTAAAATTATACTTTCTTGATTTTCATGGGAGTACCGCCAAAGAGTACCGTTTTACTATTTTTTTAATCTTCAAATATATCTAATTCTTTAATTGCTTTGTCTACGATTCGCTCGTCAATATAGTGCTTTTTTAATACTGTATCTGTCGCATGCGAAGATAGACGTTTTGCATCTCCTTTCAAAGTTGATGATAGATATGTTAGGTATGTTTTTCTTAGGCATTTAAACTGTAATTCTCTACCTGTGCTTAATTGCTTGTAAAAATGTGAGAATCCTAATGATAAAGCATCATTCATTGATTTGATGGATGAATCCGTTCTTTTATCGGGATTTAGAATATATCTATCTTTTCCTTTGTTGATATCATAACGCAGACGATATAGTATATTTTTTAGACTTTTCGTTACAGGGATAATCTTCGGTGGCACATCTGTATTGAATCGTTCTCCTTTCTTTCTCTTTACTTTTAAATTGGGAACTTCAATATAAACAGGTTCGCCATCTTTTTCGCGAATCATATTCCATTTGAGTCCGACAACTTCTTCTCGTCTACCACCTGTATGCAATCCTAGTTCTAAAGCATCTTTTAAATATAACTTATACCTATTTCGTTTATATTTTCCTTGAATTTCAATTCCGTTTTCGGGTTTTATGATTTTTAATAGATTTTTAAATTCTTCTTTCGTGATGGTGTCACGTTTTACAATGACTGGAATCATTCGCACCTTTTCAAAGGGGTTCTTCATGTCAATATTAAATCTGTCAATCGCCCAGCTTAGGAACGCTTTTAAAGCGCTCATTTTTCCATTGTAGGTGTTGCCTTTGTAATTCTTATCTACTAATAGATAATCATGGAATAAACCGACATGCATGTCATTGATACGATTAACAATAAATAACTTCTTATTGATATTATGCTTTGCAAGTGCTTCATTGAATATTTTTAAACAGTTTACAATTTCATTTTTTCGCCCGTCCGATAATGTGTTTTTTTGATGTTCGGGAACATCTATATTGTCTAAAAAATCAATATACCGTAGTTGTACATCAAATAAGTAGTGTCGATTTCTTATTTCAATCGGTTGTCCTAAACCTTGTAATTCCGATTTGAATTCTTTTTCAAAATCAATCGCTTGAATTACCGCATCTGCATAATTTGTAGCATCATGGGTTCTGCTCGCTTTTCGTCCATCACTTCCAGGAACGTGCAAGCGTGATTTGTACCGATGCTTTTCAAAGTTTTTGCAGATAGAATAATTTTTACCTGTTTCGCCACACGTAGGTTCTTCTTTTACTGTTTTACTGTTTCGTAAAGTTGTTTTTCGTGTCCATGAAAAATGCTTTTTACATACATGACAGTAAATAAAGAGTCCTTTGTGTTTGTTGTTAGGCATGTGTTTTCGTTTTGCCATAAAGTTTTCTCCTTTTTTAATTTTAATTGCGTTATTGAATCTGATTGGGATAGGAAGTAATTCATATAATGTTTTTATGATATTACTATGCTAATCACTACTATGCGATACTCTCTAAAGCATCTCATAAACAAAGATTTGAAATAGTAGCCAAATATCATTTGTTAACTTTTGGTGCTTGTACAAATGAAATGTGTTATAAATCTAAAAATCAGACGTTTAATTTTTACAAAGTGTACCAATCCAAGCTGAGTTATAAATTGATTTTCTTTTTAAATAGATTTTTTTCATTTGGGATTGCACTACTATTCACTAAATCGAGATACTCTCTAAAGTATCATAGGTGTAAAGATTTGAATAAAATCCGGACTATCATTTGTAAAATTTTGTGCAGTGTACGTGGATTGTAAGAAGAAATTGTAGGAGATTTGAAAAACAGGTGTTATTTTGATTAAATACAAGTGAAATTTAGGTTTTGATAGACATAAAAGATAAATATTTTGAAAATTATCTGCATTTTAACAAATATTTTCTGATTTGCTTTTTTTTTAAAATCTGTTCATCGCTTAGTGGTAAGCTAAAAAGAAAACAAATAAAAAATTGATCTCTTTATAAAAGTTTGAAAATATTCTATTGAAAGTGTATTTATCACTTAGTGATTTGCTGAAAAATCCAACTCATTACTTAGCGATAAGCTGAAAATGAAAAAGAAAAAAATTGATTGACCTCTTTATAAAAAGTTTGCAGACCTCCCGTTGAAAATATTCTTATCACTTAGTAATTTGCTAAAAAATCCAACTCATTACTTAGCGATAAGCTGAAAATGAAAAAGAAAAAAATTGATTGACCTCTTTATAAAAAGTTTGCAGACCTCCCGTTGAAAATATTCTCATCACTTAGTGATTACTCAAAAATTCAACTCATCGCTTAACGATAAGCTGAAAAAAATGAAAAAAACGGATTGATCTCTTAGTAAAAAGTTTGTGAATCTCCCATTGAAAATATTCTCATCACTTAGTGATAAGCTGTAGACCCATCCTAAAACATTCCGAAATCTAAGTTTTCCATCAAAGATATTATATCTTTTGGGGAATACTTAGAAAACAATTCTGAATTACTTGAAGCATGTTAAATTTTATTATAATCTTTTAAATGCAAAAGATATGTAATCATATTTATCAAAAACTTACTATTTCAATCAAATCAGTTTTTTGTATATTTAATTCGATTCAGAGTACTCTCAAATTGTATTTTTACGTGAGGAATCACAAGCACAAAAAGTGCTGGAGCATTACGTGAGACGTTGTGAATTGCTTTCAAATTGTATTTTTACGTGAGGAATCACAAGATCAATCACTTGATCTTATGTCAGTCGATAGTTGTGAATTGCTTTCAAATTGTATTTTTACGTGAGGAATCACAAGCACTTAAAATAATGGATAATGAGTACGCCCGTTGTGAATTGCTTTCAAATTGTATTTTTACGTGAGGAATCACAAGAAAAATCACTAAAATAATGAGCGATATTATGTTGTGAATTGCTTTCAAATTGTATTTTTACGTGAGGAATCACAAGGAAAAGCTTTAGAGGCTGCCGAAGTAGATAGTTGTGAATTGCTTTCAAATTGTATTTTTACGTGAGGAATCACAAGTCTCAATATCTCAATGTATCGTTGTGAATTGCTTTCAAATTGTATTTTTACGTGAGGAATCACAAGAGATGGATATAGATGGACAATCGAGAACAGGTTGTGAATTGCTTTCAAATTGTATTTTTACGTGAGGAATCACAAGCTATACAAAGAACAAAAAGCACACGTTTTAGTTGTGAATTGCTTTCAAATTGTATTTTTACGTGAGGAATCACAAGAGAAGCACAGGATAAACTGTTTGAGGAATAGTTGTGAATTGCTTTCAAATTGTATTTTTACGTGAGGAATCACAAGGAGATGATGAAGAATAATAAGGTAGCGATAGTTGTGAATTGCTTTCAAATTGTATTTTTACGTGAGGAATCACAAGATTATGATAATGGTGTGCAGACAGGGATTAGTTGTGAATTGCTTTCAAATTGTATTTTTACGTGAGGAATCACAAGTAATATGGAGGGGTTGGCTGTTAAGACTTAGTTGTGAATTGCTTTCAAATTGTATTTTTACGTGAGGAATCACAAGATTTGGTTCTTCTATGACTGACGAGCAGGCGTTGTGAATTGCTTTCAAATTGTATTTTTACGTGAGGAATCACAAGAGAAAGACACTTCAAAAGTGGACGTTCCCAGTTGTGAATTGCTTTCAAATTGTATTTTTACGTGAGGAATCACAAGAAAGATGAGCAAAAGGAACTTGATGATATTGTTGTGAATTGCTTTCAAATTGTATTTTTACGTGAGGAATCACAAGTTTTTATTGGTGCTTTATCTTTTGAAAGTAGTTGTGAATTGCTTTCAAATTGTATTTTTACGTGAGGAATCACAAGTTTCATTGCGAATTATGTAAACCGCTACGGGTTGTGAATTGCTTTCAAATTGTATTTTTACGTGAGGAATCACAAGTTAAATTGTGTGAAGTATTAGAAGTAGAACGTTGTGAATTGCTTTCAAATTGTATTTTTACGTGAGGAATCACAAGGTTTGGTGGATATAATGTTATTAACTCCGCGTTGTGAATTGCTTTCAAATTGTATTTTTACGTGAGGAATCACAAGCAATATTTGTGTCGTTGTTCTCATTACCTTGTTGTGAATTGCTTTCAAATTGTATTTTTACGTGAGGAATCACAAGTACATGCCAATTACCAACAGGGTTACCCGTGTTGTGAATTGCTTTCAAATTGTATTTTTACGTGAGGAATCACAAGTAAAAGTACCGCTTAATCGAATACTAAACAGTTGTGAATTGCTTTCAAATTGTATTTTTACGTGAGGAATCACAAGATACATGATAGAGGAACTGATGCAGAAGGTGTTGTGAATTGCTTTCAAATTGTATTTTTACGTGAGGAATCACAAGAATCATATAAATCTGACGGTGTTTCCAGATGTTGTGAATTGCTTTCAAATTGTATTTTTACGTGAGGAATCACAAGATTCAAGCCAAAACTTAACTCGCCGATTTGGTTGTGAATTGCTTTCAAATTGTATTTTTACGTGAGGAATCACAAGCGTAGCTTAGGTTTGCGCCAGCTTCATAACGTTGTGAATTGCTTTCAAATTGTATTTTTACGTGAGGAATCACAAGATGAGTGTGAATTTGTGCAAGTAGGAGGGCGTTGTGAATTGCTTTCAAATTGTATTTTTACGTGAGGAATCACAAGTCTGTATAAGGTTGCCAAGTGTGTTTTGCGGTTGTGAATTGCTTTCAAATTGTATTTTTACGTGAGGAATCACAAGACGGTGGTATAATTGCTTTTATTAGTAGAGGTTGTGAATTGCTTTCAAATTGTATTTTTACGTGAGGAATCACAAGAAAAAATAACGTTCATTTGTCCAACAACGGGTTGTGAATTGCTTTCAAATTGTATTTTTACGTGAGGAATCACAAGAGTCGTTTTCAATATCCATTGATAATATCTGTTGTGAATTGCTTTCAAATTGTATTTTTACGTGAGGAATCACAAGAAGTTTTAAGTTCTGCATTTAACCAACCTAGTTGTGAATTGCTTTCAAATTGTATTTTTACGTGAGGAATCACAAGACAGGCATGTAAAGCTTTGATTGATAAGGAGTTGTGAATTGCTTTCAAATTGTATTTTTACGTGAGGAATCACAAGTAAATATTAAAAATAGAGTCTCTTTTGGATGTTGTGAATTGCTTTCAAATTGTATTTTTACGTGAGGAATCACAAGAAATTAATAAATTCCTGTCAAAAGATATTAGTTGTGAATTGCTTTCAAATTGTATTTTTACGTGAGGAATCACAAGGTTGCACTTAGGAATCAACTCGTATCTGGGGTTGTGAATTGCTTTCAAATTGTATTTTTACGTGAGGAATCACAAGATAATGTCGTCACGCATTGGACATGTTAGCGTTGTGAATTGCTTTCAAATTGTATTTTTACGTGAGGAATCACAAGGTCAATCCCGAAATGTTGAGTAAAATCAATACTTCGGGATTACTTTTTAGGAATTGAAAAATACACTTTCTTTGAACTGCTTTTTTGAATCATGATGTATTTTTTGAATCCTAAAACAGTTCTAATTGCTGAACAGGTTGTGGAACTTCGATAGGTTTTACACCATGAAAGAGTTCCATATTGCCAAATTGTTTATCCGTGATTTCTAAAATACACACTTTTCCATATTTGGGTAATATACTCTTGACTCGTTTTGTGTGAACCTTGGCATTTTCTCTACTTGGACAATGACGTAGATATATGGAAAATTGAAACATCGTAAATCCATCATCAATAAGTTTTTTCCGAAATTGCGATGCTGCTCTTCGTTCTTTTTTGGTTTCCGTCGGTAAATCAAAGAATACTAATACCCACATAATTCTATATGCATTAAAACGATTTGTATCTGATAACATATCATAGTAGTATTAATCAAGTGTTGGGTATTTTATTTGTCGTAGTTCGCCCTCATAACATTTGTATAAACTAGCTGTTGTAGTTGTTACTGCAACCATTAATGGGCGTTCTACTCCATCAATCCAAACATCTTGCGTTGCAATATTTAACATATATGCTTTGCATTCTTTAGTCAGTTTTTCGGGAACTCCATATTGAGAAATATAATTGTACACCATTTTATCTACAAAAGGTCGGTACGGCTCCATAATATCATCTGCTAGGCAATACGGATTGTACTTGTTGCGATGAAAAATACCCAAAACGGGTAGTAATCCACTCGATACTAACGCTCTTGCAACAATACTTCGAAGTACTGCATATCCAAAGTTTAATAAATTATTAGGGGAATTTCCAAAGCGTTCTCTGGTAAAATTTTCAAATAAATATTTCCAATGGTGTTGCGCTGCTTTTGCTTCACAATTAGTAGTGTCACCACTTTTTACATGTTGCCAATATAAATCCATTTGTTCATATGGCTTATCATTCATTTTTAATAGTGCCTGTTGATTTTTGATTTTTTGCTCTATGGTTTGCTTCCATAATTGTTTTTTTAAAGGTTCGGAAGCTTCCAATTGATGCTTTATACGATCTGAATGTTCAGTATGCCCATACAGCGGTAACATCATGGCAAAAGGTAAATGATGCGCATCACAACTTACGACAGCTACATTATTCCCTTGAAGTTTCAATAGTAATTGATTGCTCAAAGTAATTTGATAATGATCTAACATTAAAAGTGCCATATCCTCAATGGGAACTGTGCCTTTAATACTTTTATCTTCAGGATTTTCTACTACTAATTGTTTTTGTTTGAGTCTTAAATAAGCGGGGGAACCAATATAAATTGTACGCTTTATCATGACTTTTTATTTTACGGGTTGTTTTTTAATATATGTGTGACATTTCCAAGACGATCAACTTGTAATTTCCAGCAGCGTTCTTTAATCATTTGACCTTCAATATCTTTTTCTGACTTATTTGTACTTCCAAATTCTCCTATCTTAGATTTAGCATCATATTTTTTTATTAATGATGATATTTGATTTTTAATAAAGTGACATTCAGAGCCTGTGCTACTTACCATTTTATAAATTCTGTTTACTTGCGCTTTGGATAGCAATGAAAAATTTATCATACTAGAATTTTCTAATTCTTCATCTGTGGGCACATATACCAAATCATTTGGCGAAAGTGAAAATAAAAACGCTCCTTTTTTAGTATTTACAGGAACAAGTGTTCGTTGCTCTTTTGGTAAGTTAGCGACTTGTTTTTGATGCTCAATAACTTCATTTAAAGGAACTGTTTCATATACTCGTTTTTGCTTGTCTTTATTCCAATACATTGCAAAAAATAAATTCGTTCCTTTTGCAGCTTCTACAAACTTTTTTGATTTTGGCGATTTTGCATCTTCTGAAATTTGAAAACGACTTCCTATTTCATACAAACGTACTTTGTATATCGGATGATGGTTTTTACCATTATTTAATACTATAATATTTTTATTAAGTTCCTCAATACCATTTGCATCAAAAGCTAGATCAAAACGTTCTTTCCCGTTTTCTTCCGTGTAATTTTTAAGATGATTTTCCAGTATTTTTTGAATACTTTCATCGGTAATAGCTTCGATGTGTTTTCTTTTGGTAATAGCAGAAAGTGGCGTTCGAATAGCCGTTGCTATTTTATTTTTCGGAACTTCAATATGTTTCACTTCTCCATACACAGATTCCTTGTGCATAGGTTTGCGAATTGCCCAATTACTACCTTTAGTTTGCTTAACCAATTCTTTTTTGTAGTTTCCTTCTTTTAAAACCCATTGCCAAGTTTTATTGTTTGTTTTATTAATAACTCGTACGTTTTGTTTAAAACTCACAATGGTTTGTTCTAAGGTGTT from Kordia antarctica encodes the following:
- a CDS encoding alpha/beta hydrolase family protein; the protein is MQLTTIFRLVFKLAFFLATVIASAQEISGTWKGELKIQGMELPLAFNISETDGTYTTTMDSPMQNAFGIPTNGTTFKDNELIILQTQSGIEYTATFTDETFKGIFKQGGQEYPLDLIKGEKNVKKDKPQEPKKPYPYVSEEVTFKNATAGNIKFAGTLTLPKDVKNPPVVILITGSGAQNRDQELLGHKTFLVLSDHLTRQGIAVLRYDDRGTAKSEGDFSVATSFDFASDVEAAMTYLQTRNDVVDVNKIGLVGHSEGGLIAPIVAARNKNVAFCVLLAGPGVSGKEILLTQGKKAAELEDYPASDIAISQEISAKIYDICADYKGEASKEKIAALFQELKGKMTSEKAQRELTDTALKGQLKMITSPWMRAFLGYNPQTSLKKVTCPILAVNGEKDFQVLPALNLNAIEKGLKNNSDVTIKQFKDLNHLFQTSETGALSEYAKIEETFAPVALNYVSEWINARF
- a CDS encoding tyrosine-type recombinase/integrase, coding for MAKRKHMPNNKHKGLFIYCHVCKKHFSWTRKTTLRNSKTVKEEPTCGETGKNYSICKNFEKHRYKSRLHVPGSDGRKASRTHDATNYADAVIQAIDFEKEFKSELQGLGQPIEIRNRHYLFDVQLRYIDFLDNIDVPEHQKNTLSDGRKNEIVNCLKIFNEALAKHNINKKLFIVNRINDMHVGLFHDYLLVDKNYKGNTYNGKMSALKAFLSWAIDRFNIDMKNPFEKVRMIPVIVKRDTITKEEFKNLLKIIKPENGIEIQGKYKRNRYKLYLKDALELGLHTGGRREEVVGLKWNMIREKDGEPVYIEVPNLKVKRKKGERFNTDVPPKIIPVTKSLKNILYRLRYDINKGKDRYILNPDKRTDSSIKSMNDALSLGFSHFYKQLSTGRELQFKCLRKTYLTYLSSTLKGDAKRLSSHATDTVLKKHYIDERIVDKAIKELDIFED
- the cas2 gene encoding CRISPR-associated endonuclease Cas2; this encodes MLSDTNRFNAYRIMWVLVFFDLPTETKKERRAASQFRKKLIDDGFTMFQFSIYLRHCPSRENAKVHTKRVKSILPKYGKVCILEITDKQFGNMELFHGVKPIEVPQPVQQLELF
- the cas1 gene encoding type II CRISPR-associated endonuclease Cas1, with the translated sequence MIKRTIYIGSPAYLRLKQKQLVVENPEDKSIKGTVPIEDMALLMLDHYQITLSNQLLLKLQGNNVAVVSCDAHHLPFAMMLPLYGHTEHSDRIKHQLEASEPLKKQLWKQTIEQKIKNQQALLKMNDKPYEQMDLYWQHVKSGDTTNCEAKAAQHHWKYLFENFTRERFGNSPNNLLNFGYAVLRSIVARALVSSGLLPVLGIFHRNKYNPYCLADDIMEPYRPFVDKMVYNYISQYGVPEKLTKECKAYMLNIATQDVWIDGVERPLMVAVTTTTASLYKCYEGELRQIKYPTLD